A single uncultured Acetobacterium sp. DNA region contains:
- the flgL gene encoding flagellar hook-associated protein FlgL has protein sequence MRITYRMMTSKYSTNLNGLSSDLDKLNTQVATGRKYSRTSEDVASAVRGYQIRRNLSKIEGYQDNIRHADDFLTNSESTLGQMESSLSEATDKILQGMNATQSINERKIIATELRTVQSQLLETLNTSTSGMYLFGGSNNKKPFEVVGGKLQYNGNNLDDLTEETAAKKAIVDALKSDSLYVDIGLGVSFDDTTKEVDQNTVFNYSTAGINFVGNGTNSTVIPGETVSNNLYDLLGRIATEFEKSDGDYSFDKVDKLYGLFSDNSLKTYQTTTEIGAKTQYLEFMTSRYETQNFNLEERQTSVEGVDAAYTYIAFQSQKVAYQAALQMGQSVVQQSVFDYMS, from the coding sequence ATGAGAATTACATATAGAATGATGACTTCAAAATATTCAACCAATTTGAATGGACTGTCGTCAGATCTAGATAAACTCAATACCCAGGTAGCAACCGGAAGAAAGTACTCCCGTACTTCAGAAGACGTTGCATCGGCGGTTAGAGGATACCAAATCAGAAGAAATCTCTCAAAGATAGAAGGATATCAGGACAATATCAGACATGCCGATGATTTTCTAACTAACTCTGAAAGTACCCTGGGTCAAATGGAATCATCTCTTTCTGAAGCGACAGATAAAATTTTACAGGGCATGAATGCTACCCAAAGTATAAATGAACGAAAAATTATTGCTACTGAACTTCGCACTGTTCAAAGCCAGTTATTGGAGACTCTTAATACCAGTACTTCTGGCATGTATCTTTTTGGGGGGAGCAACAACAAAAAACCATTTGAGGTTGTAGGCGGTAAACTTCAGTATAATGGGAATAATTTGGATGATTTAACAGAAGAAACAGCAGCAAAAAAAGCAATTGTGGATGCCTTAAAAAGTGATTCTCTTTATGTAGACATTGGCTTAGGAGTATCATTTGATGATACGACAAAAGAAGTTGACCAGAATACAGTATTTAATTATTCTACCGCAGGCATTAATTTTGTCGGCAATGGAACGAATTCAACCGTAATTCCAGGGGAAACTGTTTCGAATAATCTTTATGATTTGTTAGGTCGAATTGCGACTGAATTTGAAAAGTCAGATGGTGATTATTCATTTGACAAAGTTGATAAACTGTATGGTCTATTTAGTGACAATAGTCTCAAAACCTATCAAACAACTACGGAAATCGGAGCTAAAACTCAGTATCTGGAATTTATGACCAGTCGATATGAAACCCAGAATTTTAATCTGGAAGAAAGACAAACATCAGTTGAAGGGGTCGATGCAGCTTATACCTATATCGCTTTCCAGAGTCAAAAGGTGGCTTACCAGGCAGCCCTGCAAATGGGACAAAGTGTGGTGCAACAATCTGTGTTTGATTATATGTCATAG